Genomic segment of Scomber scombrus chromosome 18, fScoSco1.1, whole genome shotgun sequence:
TCATGTATCTTCATGgctggaatgacaataaaaatcttTCAAGATGTTAACCAGGCCTCTCGCCATCTCTACATCCTGTAAGGATCAGGTTTCCTCTAAATGTACAACAGTCAGGGCTCCCTCCATTGGTCAAAAAGCTGGTTCTTATGAATTTGCAAGGGCCATATGTGTAGGGGGTGAGCACTCCCTATACTAGCTCCCAGTAAGCTTTCATGTtgactttaacattttattatacacCTTTAAGCCATTAAGCGGCCTTGCCCCTCGTTACATATCTGATTTATTAATCTAAAGCCATCCCCTAACTCCACCCCTGCTTCTATTttgtacgtttgccataatgaatatgcaatatggggcgtttttctagtgtgcaaaatacaggtaggagaaaatgcaaatatgttagtTTAGCACATGCATTGCAATTTACCAAATCCACAGTTAATTTTGGTGATGGTGACTGTGTCTATGTATGATATGTTTGAAGGGAATCGGCTAAGttcagctttctgctcgtccaaattctccattaagacatgcaaaccctcatttaaatacttctgtctgcacctgttgtcatttatGCAGTTATTCTAAGTTGATCACCAAACCTGCAATCTGTTGCAATGCACAAGCAATTTATTACCCTTTATTTGTCTGTGtcttacatttacatacatttaattaGTACAGATCTTTTATCAAATCAGATTAATAAGGCAgtaaaaaatagtgaaaacagtgaaatagtTTCATTACAAATCAAAGCACTACAAAAATAAGATATTGCAAAGACCTCCATGGACACACATTCACGGAAAACTGCTTCCACTTCATGAAACAACAGATTAGGTTGGTCATTGTGCAGTACAGGAACAATgccaataaaatgaaattagtATCCAAACAGAAgtgtaaaaaatacagtattatttattaattattttgagTGCAGGAAAGTgaatcattaaaacacatttattttggctACTTGATGTCTAATGAATGAAGCAGGTAAGGCACTTGTACAATCTCATGTAAGCACTGAGGtctgttcattttgtttattttaagttgtAAGTTTTATTATATAGGTAAGTGTGCTTTTATGATTGTCATTTTGTATGTTACCAATTTAAAACTGGACATTTAAAGTAAAGAATTGAAGTATGAGAGGGAGCAGGGGGTTGAACCACCAACCCTCCTGCAGTCAATGGATATTCTGCTGAGCCACAGCCTGAACTGATACAAGTGTTCTTCATAATCAAGGTTGTGTTACCCCCTGAGCTTTTCAGCGAGTTTCAGCTCATAGTTGAGCTGTCCacctgcaactttactgttttggttcaatcTCAGTGCTCTCATAGTGTCGTTTTTGGCTCCAGAAGTCACCTGTTGTGTaatgaaacactttaaaaagcctctgtacactacctgctcagcaccaaaatGCCTGAtgaactagctggtgaacacagggGAGCATTTAGCACCTAAGGAGCCACATATTTCCCTCAGGGGTTGGTAGAgtgcaaaaacagagctaaaagatgGACAGACACACAACTCCAAATAAGTGATAATAttgctctgtaactgctggatgtggaaataagcaacttTTTGCTTAACaaatcaacttaaaaggtgatcatatgtcagtgttgtcttCTCAATTTGTTtccactgcccccaagtggtcaaaaaaaacttaatgcaggtttaaagtggctataatctttattttcatattaactgAGGATCATGACAAGTGAATGAGGGCTTAGAGTAACAAACCCAGAGAGCTTTATagcctctttcagctcattgatTTGGTTTCCAGACTGCAATTTTACTCTTTTAGTTCTCTTTCACTGCTCAGATAGCGTTTATTTTAATCCACATCCAGCAGCTGATTTTAGTGGAAAAACTTCAAATTAAAATCAACTATACTCTACCTGCTCAACGCCAGACAAGACAAAGTTATGaactagctggtgaatatagtggagaatttagcagctaaaaTATTTTCCCTGGGATTTAGTGGAAACCAAAAAACAGCTAAGAGCTTAAATGGTggtatgtcagtgttgtgtttacagtctgctgcccccaagtggccaaataTCAGTTATTGCAAGTTTAACACTTAGAAAATaggcatttttattttcacaaacCCAATGTCTGCACACAACGTCTTAAACATCCTGTCTTAAATCTTTTTTGAAAGCAAAATTTAGGTGACATTTGGATGTATTGGCAATAAGACTGGCTGCTAAAAAGACGAATAACATGCCAGTTGTAGACACTGACTGAGGCTGGCAGGTTTCAAAAACTTATACTGACACACAAATCTACTTCAAACCAACCAGTATATTAAATCACGCCTCCATCTGGTTAGACAAATGACAAACTTTACTGATAAATATTTAGTTACATTCACCTTGTGtcattcacaaaaaaagcaaaaaacaaacaaaacccaaaTCCCCAGTGATGGagaccccccaccaccaccaaggCTTCACAAAGGCCTCCCAGTTAAATCAAAATAACTCCCTCCAGACACCAGCTGGAAAATTTGCAGTAATAAATACAGCTGTAGATTCAATATAGGACTGTGTAAAGGATGTTCACAGTATCACCATTGATGCATTTTGATTTCTGTGCAAATGTCTTGGTTGCTGATAGGCCACCTTAACATTAATTGTAAGTTCAAACATCCACCATGCTTGGATGAAAACTTCATGAGTGACTGACTTCAACCAGAGGCTACAGAGAAAGCACTGTGCCCCTGAGCTGTCAGCTCTCACCAAATCTGTGTCAGCAATTTCCCAGATGAAGCTTGAGCACACCCTCACTGTGAAGCTGCAGCAAGATGTTAAATTCAGCAGGCATGGCGTGGACTGGTGTAGCCTTCTTGTCATCATAGTAGTGATTAGACAGGGGATACAGTTGGTATGGGTGATTACCGAAGGGCCAGAACCCATACAGTTCCACATTGTCACAGATTTCCAGTGCTAAGCTAGTCATGATAAAGCCAGTGCTGAGACGTCCTGGTTTAAGACCCTCATTTCTCCAGAAGACAGAAAGATTCTGAAGGTACCCAGGGTGGAAGAAGACAGGACGAACAGGGCTATTAGAGTCCTCAATTGTGTAGGCGGCCCGTAGGGACACAGCAGTATTGAAGCTATAGGAAAAGGCAGGAAGGACAAGCAAAGCGTTTCCGTAGATTTGCAGACTTTCCACAAATGGACGGCGACGATTCATTAGAGACCCATacctagaaaaaaaaacagcagatgtgAAGTAACAAAAGATGAGGAATATTACTAGGAGATAGTCAAATGAGACTTATCCTTTTGCTCACTTTTGCATGAGAATGCTTGGGTTTGCTGTCACTAGATCAGTCTTGATGCCCACATATTCCTCATAGCCATTTTTCAAAGGCGGTAGATTgcacctgaaaaaaacaacaaagaatatACAGAAACGTTTGTATGGAATTGTAGTAGAGATGAGCGTAATTGTGTTGATTAACTGTCATCAGCATTTCAATTGACTACACTGgacacctgtctcacctcatAACAAACTGAGCTGAATCAATGCTCTTTCCACACCTGCTGTCAGTCAAGATACCGCCGTTCCCAACAAGAGCACATGTGTCCAATCTTTTAGTCTCGAAAGGATGCTCCTGGATTCAACAGAATGAATTACTTTCACAgtcattaaacaaaataaagacatatttagGACATACTGTTCATTGAAGACAAAAAGACATCTTGAGGGAGGGACAGCTAGAAAGTTTAGGAGCAGGACAACACCACAACTGTTTCACCtaaccctctcctctccttctgctCTCGTACTCTTCGTAGGATCCTGAGGTGGTCAGTGCTGTGGGGTTGATACGTTGGACTTCATGTAAGCTTCCCCACAATGCAATCAGCAAGAGAATCATCCTCATCAATCATTTGCTCttaataaaatcatttaaacacatCTTGTTGATGGTGCTGTCCTGGccagtgaaattattttttattgatactAGGGTTCGTGAGGTAGATGAGCTGTTCCCTAAAAAATCAGGGAAAAGAAGGCTGCATTTCTCAGCCATAAACAGGACAGGGCTGGTCAGGCTGTTATGTCATATTTTGTCTAAAAAGGCAAACTTCTGAGTCTGTGAATTGATACCTAGAACTGGAGAGAACACATTACTGAAAATGTGACCCCAGGTGTTATTCAAGGCAAAGATAGCCCTGCAAAGGCTCAAATGATCAGTGCTATTGAAGTTTTCACACTCATCATGCAAATGTGAAGTGAGGTTTGGCAACACTTCATCGGACCTGGGAATCGTAGTAATTTATACAGTGGTTGAAAAGGTCCACCCAACTATATCTAGTTGGTACTGCTCCAACTCCCAAACTTAATCTTTATATTGACAGTTTTATTCTGTCctctattgttttattgttttattgttgcactattttgttttaaagctaGTGCAATAAAGATCTAAACTGAGCTGAAAGTCAAACATGATGTGTGCTTTTCAGATGATGCTGGTGTGTATTACTAGTTCAAATACATGATAAGAACTCTTTTCCAGAGAACAAATATAAAGTGAAGTGACGTTTCACTCTGTGGCTCATAGTTGTATTTCTTATGTATGCTGGTGTGTATTACTAGTTCAAAGGCATGATAAGAACTCTTTTCCAGAGAACAAATATAAAGTGAAGTGACGTTTCACTCTGTGACTCATAGTTGTATTTCTTATGTGTGCTGGTGTGTATTACTAGTTCAAAGGTATGATAACAACTCTTTTCCAGAGAACAAATATAAAGTGAAGTGACGTTTCACTCTGTGACTCATAGTTGTATTTCTTATGTATGCTGGTGTGTATTACTAGTTCAAAGGTATGATAAGAACTCTTTTCCAGAGAACAAATATAAAGTGAAGTGGCGTTTCACTCTGTGGCTCATAGTTGTATTTCTTATGTATGCTGTCTGTCAATCCTGGTTAAAAAGTCAATTCAATAGACCAGTCATCATTTCAGGATAATGGAGAAACATAATCTTCTGGGCTGTAAGAATTTTAGATAATATTAAACTTTTGTGCATAAAATTTTAAATTACTTGCCCCTCCACTATGTGACTGTTTACTTTCCTTTGGGGACTCATTCAGTGTATTCAGAGATACACGACCAGATATCAAAAAGAGTTGCCATTCTGACACCTATTAAAAAGTTTGATGAAGTTACTCAACTCTGTAATTACAGCCTCTAATTAcagagttgtgtttttgttttgtaaaaataTGTATACTGTGTTGTTTGTCTAATTGTTTTAGTGCagttctttgtgtgtatgttttaattgtgaACTGCCAAGGaactgcagtaaagtaaaaaataaagctaCAGGCTCATTATAagttgtcatttgtcattttggaTTGGTTGGCCGTGAATGATTAATTCCTCTCTAGTTGCACAAACAGTTACTCTTCATTCTtacaactgtaaaatatatgttCTTAAATGTGTGTTAAGCTGTATGTTGAAATCAAATTATATGAAACACATGACATCATTTAACTACAGATCAATAGTTGCCCCATTCAAAAGTGGAAAGTGAAACAGTCATTGAGGAATAACATTTGAGGAACAATCAAGACACCAAGCAAGCCGCTGGTGTCATGGCAATATTCATGAATGATGAGCAGCATACCTTTGCAAAGATGTTGAAAAGCTCCCGGGTAACCTTAAGCTTCTTCCACATGTTAGCGTCGTACACAAGCTCTGATCCAATCGGAGTGTTTTCCTGGGTGATGATGGCCATGTCAAAGCCATTGCACTTCCTTCTCAGCCGAGATCTGGGGAACCACAAGAACTTTGTTAAATAGTCCTTGAACACAGTCAGTACTGTTGACACTGACTGATGGGTCAGTTTAGTTTTCTTTATTGGAGAGAAAGCTTCATAATTAGCTATATAAGAAGTATTTGAAATGGCAGTTAtgtaattatttgtttgttatgaatttaaaaatgtgcacaatttCACTTCCGTAATAGATCCAACTGAGCAAAAGCAGTTCTGAGTCGTTGGTGAAGACCGTATGTAATCATAAATCACACGACCATTCAAATGGTTACTTGCTGGAAATTTGCCAGTCAGGTTCCTCtattttaacacatattttattttatttgtttacttctccttacatctatttatttttctttctattagcaaaaaatggaaacaaagttCACATGGATTTTTCTTGAATCCTTTGAGAGTATGTTGTTGCATACTTACCTAAATTTAAGGGAATTTTCCTCTTGCTTCTTCCAGGTTTGAGAGTAATGCTCTTTTACTTTGTCGATGACCTccctgtgacacacacacacacacagtcagatgtATATTGGCTGGTGGGgacatgatttaaatgtatcaaGGCATAAACAAAAAGGTTACTAAAAGATCCCCTACAGACATATATtacttggaacaataatgtaggtctgatatggtttttcccAAAACTCTTTGAAATTCTTGAAATTGCATCTGCTCCTTTTCCTTCATTAAAAGTTccagaatatatgaatatgcaaatatatgcaTATGTCTTTGATCACAAAAGTtaaactgctggacacaaaaaATGTCTCATACTTCACTGTTAAGGCCATGATCAGTGTATGTGCATTggaagcttcaagtttccacatagCACTTGTGTGCGGTGCATACTGGACCAGAATTGGTTTACAAACCAGTTGTCATGTCACTAATTGTGCTTGTAGCCTAAACTTTCCACTTTTAGCATTTGAATGTGAAAACGgccttttagtgtcaaactgcacatttattattctgcacaatgaagcatccaactgaaggaacttTAAGGAGA
This window contains:
- the LOC133999280 gene encoding alpha-2,8-sialyltransferase 8F-like, which gives rise to MGAQNSDVSWIVILLCLGSLLTTVTWYWLDNDLEFYKPPRPKRGLGKLSDVCKGCREVIDKVKEHYSQTWKKQEENSLKFRSRLRRKCNGFDMAIITQENTPIGSELVYDANMWKKLKVTRELFNIFAKEHPFETKRLDTCALVGNGGILTDSRCGKSIDSAQFVMRCNLPPLKNGYEEYVGIKTDLVTANPSILMQKYGSLMNRRRPFVESLQIYGNALLVLPAFSYSFNTAVSLRAAYTIEDSNSPVRPVFFHPGYLQNLSVFWRNEGLKPGRLSTGFIMTSLALEICDNVELYGFWPFGNHPYQLYPLSNHYYDDKKATPVHAMPAEFNILLQLHSEGVLKLHLGNC